One region of Metallibacterium scheffleri genomic DNA includes:
- a CDS encoding ArsR/SmtB family transcription factor, translating to MPQQTSSAMESQHACDLLTALGHPVRLAVFRELMAYGPAGAPAGTLGLAVNLAPNALSFHLNRLKQAGLVTAQRAGQQTIYRARLNTMRELIVYLDDTCCRDVATGCGPQCPPKQTPIRLATIATPKIKETPP from the coding sequence ATGCCCCAACAAACTTCTTCGGCAATGGAAAGCCAACATGCCTGCGACCTTCTGACGGCCCTCGGCCATCCAGTCCGGCTGGCGGTCTTTCGTGAGCTGATGGCGTACGGGCCGGCCGGCGCGCCGGCCGGTACCTTGGGTCTTGCGGTGAACCTGGCACCCAACGCGTTGAGCTTTCACCTCAACCGTCTCAAGCAGGCAGGCTTGGTGACGGCACAGCGCGCGGGCCAACAAACCATCTACCGAGCGCGCCTGAACACCATGCGCGAGTTGATCGTCTACCTCGATGACACCTGTTGTCGGGATGTGGCGACGGGTTGCGGCCCGCAGTGTCCGCCGAAGCAAACACCCATCCGACTGGCAACGATCGC
- a CDS encoding outer membrane beta-barrel protein translates to MKNRTLTIVAAGLLALAGTASAQTPQTSFQGWYNGAKTGYSQTSGDAVNSTGSWTLGYELGYNWQSQGGFVFGLDGYYDYNAATDHDVSGTTGRLSIGSQAYGMDTKYGWASGPVLYYAKVGYGGLSGMGDASGSGSGFHGGLGIEYKFTPKWSVTGEWLYEAGNTGPANASLTNNNFTVGMNYYF, encoded by the coding sequence ATGAAAAATCGCACCCTAACGATCGTCGCTGCAGGCCTGCTCGCACTCGCGGGCACAGCAAGCGCACAGACGCCGCAAACCTCCTTTCAGGGTTGGTACAACGGCGCCAAGACCGGTTACAGCCAGACCTCCGGCGACGCCGTCAACAGCACCGGCTCATGGACGCTCGGCTATGAGCTGGGCTACAACTGGCAAAGCCAAGGCGGGTTCGTATTTGGCCTGGACGGTTACTATGACTACAACGCCGCCACCGACCATGATGTGAGCGGGACAACAGGTCGCCTCAGCATCGGTAGTCAGGCCTACGGGATGGACACGAAGTACGGCTGGGCCAGCGGACCGGTGCTGTATTACGCCAAGGTCGGCTACGGTGGTCTGAGTGGCATGGGCGACGCCAGCGGTAGCGGCTCGGGATTCCACGGCGGTCTCGGGATCGAGTACAAGTTCACGCCGAAATGGAGCGTGACCGGCGAATGGCTTTACGAGGCCGGCAATACCGGTCCGGCCAATGCGTCCCTCACGAACAACAACTTCACCGTCGGCATGAATTACTACTTCTGA
- a CDS encoding YnfA family protein: MRILLSSLWFLLAGLTEIGGGYLVWLWLREGKSAWLGLLGALALALYGVIPTLQPAGFGRVYAAYGGVFIVLSLAWGWGVDRAVPDRWDVIGGLLALLGAGIIIYGPRGA, encoded by the coding sequence ATGCGTATTCTTTTATCTTCTTTGTGGTTTCTTCTTGCCGGCCTGACCGAGATTGGCGGCGGCTATCTGGTATGGCTATGGCTGCGCGAAGGCAAGAGCGCCTGGCTGGGCCTGCTCGGCGCATTGGCATTGGCGCTTTACGGCGTCATTCCGACCCTGCAACCCGCCGGCTTTGGCCGGGTCTACGCGGCGTACGGTGGCGTCTTCATCGTGCTGTCGCTGGCTTGGGGCTGGGGCGTGGACCGCGCCGTTCCGGATCGATGGGATGTCATCGGCGGGCTGCTGGCGTTGCTCGGTGCCGGGATCATAATCTATGGGCCGCGGGGCGCATGA
- a CDS encoding FTR1 family iron permease yields the protein MLGVALLVFREVMEAALIVSIVCAATRGVARRGWFVTAGIGLGIAGALLVAMGASLIARLASGSGQEIFNACVLLSAVLMIGWHVVWMSRHGRELAQHMGAVGSAVRAGSSSLTLLLAVVAIAVLREGSEIVLFLYGMVIGGIGAVGLAGGIALGVGSGALLGFALYFGLLRIPMKHFFTVTNGMLVLLASGLASTAARFLVQGDLLPSWGTQVWDTSGLLSNGSLAGQTLGILIGYDAHPSGIQLVFYATTLLLLVVGMQRLSRTSPSPSPRMRSPLADPASESLR from the coding sequence ATGCTTGGCGTAGCGCTACTGGTATTTCGTGAGGTGATGGAGGCGGCCTTGATCGTCTCCATCGTCTGTGCTGCCACCCGTGGTGTGGCGCGACGGGGATGGTTTGTCACCGCAGGCATTGGATTGGGCATCGCCGGCGCCCTGCTGGTGGCCATGGGGGCCTCGCTTATCGCTCGTCTGGCCAGTGGTTCCGGCCAGGAAATCTTCAACGCGTGCGTGTTGCTGTCTGCCGTTCTGATGATCGGCTGGCACGTGGTGTGGATGTCCCGACATGGCCGCGAACTGGCGCAGCACATGGGAGCCGTCGGCAGCGCGGTCAGGGCAGGCTCCAGCTCACTGACGCTGTTGCTGGCGGTAGTGGCGATTGCCGTGCTGCGCGAAGGCTCCGAGATCGTGTTGTTCCTCTACGGCATGGTCATCGGTGGTATCGGCGCAGTCGGACTGGCGGGCGGGATCGCCTTGGGCGTGGGCAGTGGGGCACTGCTTGGCTTCGCGCTGTATTTCGGCCTGCTGCGGATCCCGATGAAGCATTTCTTCACCGTCACCAACGGGATGCTGGTGTTGTTGGCATCAGGACTGGCGTCCACCGCGGCACGCTTTCTGGTGCAAGGCGATTTGCTGCCGTCTTGGGGAACTCAGGTGTGGGATACCTCCGGGCTGCTGTCGAACGGTTCGCTGGCCGGTCAGACGCTGGGCATCCTCATCGGCTATGACGCCCACCCGTCGGGGATTCAGCTGGTCTTTTACGCCACTACATTGCTGCTGTTGGTCGTCGGCATGCAGCGACTAAGCCGAACCTCGCCGTCGCCCTCACCAAGGATGCGCTCGCCACTTGCGGATCCAGCTTCCGAGTCCTTGCGTTAA
- a CDS encoding cupredoxin domain-containing protein — MKLSLIAATLLLSMTGTAVARDLSTFTLVVKNHVYQPDELKVPAGTKFKLIVRNEDPTPEEFESTDFNREKIVLPNSSITVYVGPLRAGSYGFFGDFHQATAQGRLIAE; from the coding sequence ATGAAGCTCTCCCTTATAGCTGCAACCTTGCTGCTGAGCATGACGGGTACGGCGGTCGCCCGGGACTTGTCGACCTTCACGCTGGTCGTGAAGAACCACGTCTATCAACCCGACGAATTGAAGGTTCCCGCTGGAACCAAGTTCAAGCTCATCGTACGCAACGAGGATCCCACTCCAGAAGAGTTCGAGAGCACGGACTTCAATCGCGAGAAAATCGTGCTGCCGAACAGCAGCATCACTGTGTACGTTGGGCCGTTGCGTGCCGGTAGTTACGGATTCTTCGGCGACTTCCATCAAGCCACGGCTCAAGGCCGGCTGATCGCGGAGTAA
- a CDS encoding HigA family addiction module antitoxin translates to MNTVAEIFPPGEFLRDELEARGWSQTELAEIIGRPVRLINELIAGKKAITPETAIQLGDSLGTGPELWMNLESQYQLSRVRSTDGLIARRAKLYERFPVREMIKRGWIEATKSIDVLEQQFLTFFDVKNLDDDIPFCHAAKKTEAHDLPSMLQLAWLCRARHIASELVIAPYTEVALRQALPRLSALLSAPEETRHVARVLAECGVRFVIVEPILGSKIDGACFWLTDLQPVVAMSLRLDRIDNFWFVLRHELEHVLRRHGRERGYILDQDMEGTATDQINDEEVVANAEAAEFCVAQDEMAGFVARVAPIFAGERVVLFAQRLNVHPGLVVGQLQRRLGRYDLFRKFQVKVRHAVTSSALTDGWGMVHTV, encoded by the coding sequence ATGAACACTGTTGCTGAAATCTTCCCACCGGGTGAGTTTCTCCGCGACGAACTGGAGGCTCGCGGCTGGTCGCAGACCGAGCTGGCAGAGATCATCGGCCGTCCGGTGCGGCTGATCAATGAGCTGATCGCCGGCAAGAAGGCGATTACGCCGGAAACGGCCATCCAGCTGGGCGACTCGCTGGGTACCGGCCCGGAGTTGTGGATGAATCTGGAAAGCCAGTATCAGCTGTCCAGGGTCCGCTCGACCGACGGCCTGATCGCTCGGCGCGCCAAGCTTTACGAGCGGTTTCCGGTACGCGAGATGATCAAGCGCGGCTGGATTGAAGCGACCAAAAGCATTGACGTGCTCGAACAGCAGTTCCTCACGTTTTTTGACGTGAAGAATTTGGACGATGACATCCCGTTCTGCCACGCCGCCAAAAAAACCGAGGCCCACGACCTGCCCAGCATGTTGCAGCTGGCTTGGCTGTGCCGGGCTCGCCACATTGCGTCTGAGCTGGTGATCGCCCCGTACACCGAAGTCGCGTTGCGGCAGGCCTTGCCGCGGCTATCGGCGCTCTTGTCGGCGCCCGAGGAAACACGTCATGTCGCTCGGGTGCTGGCCGAGTGCGGCGTACGCTTTGTGATTGTGGAGCCCATTCTGGGTTCCAAGATCGACGGCGCCTGCTTCTGGCTCACCGACCTGCAGCCCGTAGTGGCGATGTCGTTGCGACTGGATCGCATCGACAACTTCTGGTTCGTACTGCGTCATGAGCTGGAGCACGTGCTGCGCCGCCATGGTCGGGAACGCGGATACATCCTGGACCAAGACATGGAAGGCACGGCAACCGACCAGATCAATGACGAGGAAGTGGTGGCGAACGCCGAGGCGGCCGAGTTTTGCGTGGCGCAGGACGAGATGGCCGGGTTTGTGGCCCGCGTGGCACCGATTTTCGCCGGAGAACGGGTCGTGCTCTTTGCGCAGCGTCTCAACGTGCATCCCGGCCTGGTGGTTGGCCAATTGCAGCGGCGACTCGGCCGCTACGACCTGTTTCGCAAGTTCCAGGTCAAAGTGCGGCACGCGGTGACATCGTCGGCGCTGACCGATGGCTGGGGTATGGTTCATACGGTATAG
- a CDS encoding type II toxin-antitoxin system RelE/ParE family toxin — MKSLVCLTMDVDFEDASLKRLEADPGFTAGYEAAIVKAFRKRMQLIRASVDERAFYAMKSLHYEKLKGGRDGQCSMRLNDQWRLLLRVRQDEDGKTVVIISIIDYH; from the coding sequence ATGAAGTCGCTAGTCTGTCTGACCATGGATGTGGATTTTGAAGACGCCTCGCTCAAGAGGCTTGAGGCAGACCCGGGATTCACGGCCGGCTACGAGGCTGCCATCGTCAAGGCGTTCCGAAAGCGGATGCAACTCATCCGTGCGTCAGTCGACGAGCGCGCTTTTTATGCCATGAAGTCCCTACATTATGAAAAGCTGAAAGGAGGCCGGGACGGTCAATGTTCGATGCGATTGAACGATCAATGGCGACTGCTCTTGCGTGTGCGGCAAGACGAGGACGGTAAAACGGTCGTGATCATTTCTATCATCGATTATCACTAA
- a CDS encoding DNA-binding protein, which translates to MYKTDIEKARNSLLAQGKHPSVDAVRVALGNTGSKSTIHRYLKELETEDAQGVGAKVAVSDALQDLVSRLAGRLHEEAEALITEARERFDAQIKERDAGLERLKQEAAALSAQLQRTEVALQAESQQRAQAEQALQANSVLISQLEERIAGLTAWLDERDRHIESLEEKHTHAREALEHYRTSVKEQRDQEQRRHEHQVQALQVELRQANEALTSKNHELMQLNRENARMTEQLGQQGKELQQAHSDLRRLALQLDEHKALAQEHHALQAQWAQALQTGEQLRTELAAVRRDLESEREHRRQAESNAIGLTARIQVLDEMLVRIQPAPATTADSRGKAMKS; encoded by the coding sequence TTGTACAAGACCGACATCGAGAAGGCTCGTAACAGCTTATTGGCTCAGGGAAAGCACCCGTCCGTGGACGCGGTGCGGGTGGCGCTGGGCAACACGGGCTCCAAGAGCACGATCCATCGCTACCTCAAGGAACTGGAGACCGAAGATGCGCAAGGCGTGGGCGCCAAAGTGGCCGTCAGCGATGCGCTGCAGGACTTGGTCAGCCGGCTCGCCGGCCGGCTGCACGAGGAGGCCGAGGCCCTGATCACGGAGGCCCGAGAGCGTTTTGATGCCCAGATCAAAGAACGCGACGCCGGGCTCGAGCGCCTGAAACAGGAGGCGGCAGCGCTCAGCGCCCAGTTGCAGCGCACCGAGGTGGCCCTCCAGGCGGAGAGCCAGCAGCGAGCCCAGGCCGAACAAGCGCTGCAGGCGAACTCGGTGCTGATCAGCCAACTGGAGGAACGGATTGCCGGCTTGACGGCCTGGCTCGACGAGCGGGATCGCCACATCGAATCGCTGGAGGAGAAACACACGCACGCCCGAGAAGCCCTGGAACACTACCGCACGTCAGTGAAGGAACAGCGCGACCAAGAACAGCGCCGGCACGAGCATCAGGTCCAGGCGTTACAGGTCGAGCTGCGGCAAGCCAACGAAGCGCTGACGAGCAAGAATCACGAGCTGATGCAGCTCAACCGCGAGAACGCGCGGATGACGGAACAACTGGGGCAACAGGGGAAAGAGCTTCAGCAGGCCCACAGCGACTTGCGGCGGCTGGCTCTGCAACTCGATGAGCACAAGGCCTTGGCGCAGGAACATCACGCCTTGCAGGCCCAGTGGGCACAGGCGCTGCAGACCGGCGAGCAGCTGCGCACGGAACTCGCGGCCGTCCGGAGGGACCTTGAGAGCGAACGCGAGCATCGGCGCCAGGCGGAGTCGAACGCCATTGGCCTCACCGCGCGCATCCAGGTTCTGGACGAGATGCTTGTGAGGATCCAACCGGCGCCCGCAACGACTGCGGATAGCCGCGGCAAGGCCATGAAATCATAG
- a CDS encoding DEAD/DEAH box helicase family protein, whose product MAPESTSPHRKVSSGAITAKAIKDLGLPEIHGEPHDVVRGYGLLAEVIGRIRGMKPISAFQKQRLPDAIATLVAAWSAITPPGNASELLAAGVDVSLADAWLSWLLSQPPVASRMGPQASATHSALLRYLANVERLTNLRGLASADLKGGSRITLALLRNGDFRPLLIARPRRPVVLLSIPLSNSAKRKRIVLACIDCLVDDVGDAIAVPKPPIVVMNHEAFFDDQREPCFDFDVDAWDALLGSWSTDETMSWAAFIQTFEHRWVDAFGKTIEEAPTLFGRSSLAVEAHVFDMDAVQISAVGEIYSALARQRHIPPLIAQVLTPAAPARVCLETSPRGEFLGHMDTRGGGGARVSFPLDPTQRLAAVTAAALGPASEPAIVPVNGPPGTGKTSFLRAVLASWWVSAAYEGRAFPPVVIATGATNKAISNVIDAFGDVADPTLGESITSRWLPGLPSYGWICPSQTAATNYPQLMHLTVTGSNATASGAAAPFARMAAIELDSLVEGYVCAARSLFSGTDIESVNHAVTHLHAQIKKRVESMRQEQRGFSSIVERLCVIAEHVRAWPPTARRCMSAEHQSSEAELASAKSRIAHFQTSERAVQSWLASDPSGRLSALGFAPRLRAWLLRRSTAAHEQAERHAMTALAAHGTPMPSTRQEGQRLLATIIADRAGFAAQVTSLEQRLLQISKQAAARAALRHDLSRVIEMLPITLRSGSGRRYVWHVLHGRGGAVPALWQAFDEYQDGTYRFALFHLSARYWEGRWLSRALALRADEPVDHGSDLQVFAMLGVVFVSTLLKLPALLRAGSADILVMDETGQCLPQSALGYLAGVRHALLVGDVEQLQPVSEISEPQSLALAMRSELEWRALPDALCASRGSMMRAAQRAASFTDGRSTPGVSLLYHYRCHPWIIGYCNALLYGGAIHAQRHVSARGPLPPLAWVDVRGAPAKSGSSWTNENEAREIASWLREALPGLQRAYGGKDPSQIVAVITPLGAQAQLLRHVLKDVLGDAADGMTIGTVHALQGAECPVVAFSMVQSTAEGNRSLFADRDGGHLMNVAVSRAKDSFILFGDRRSWSAAMETTPRSPIGQLGAAMTKPGERLYPNTIVVIEAPGKARAVQAALGFDAKVIATKGSLQEFRGIDAAGQMLWAEPSREWTTAMAAFDDAREIVVATDDDLAGELIGWQAARWVIEHWGRTPSIRRMRFHSVEHHELRQAFATRGDRFDGAMLRAALVRACASGLDIDDYRAKLPGEPYVRPHGRAILALVRAMQLDPAWIVMAHHKDEATGRITEGFLASAPSSLAPPRRFASEADALTAIRESKQMNLAEQPLRALTPVNQVPALYPANTTLRVLSVAAQELRLAPWETQDELNALYQEGAR is encoded by the coding sequence ATGGCACCTGAAAGCACATCTCCCCACAGAAAAGTCAGCAGCGGTGCGATTACGGCCAAAGCGATCAAGGATCTGGGACTTCCAGAGATTCATGGAGAGCCTCACGATGTCGTTCGCGGATATGGTCTTCTTGCCGAAGTCATCGGCCGCATTCGTGGTATGAAGCCAATTTCGGCTTTCCAAAAGCAGCGATTACCTGACGCGATCGCTACGTTGGTCGCCGCGTGGTCTGCGATCACTCCACCAGGAAACGCTTCAGAGCTCCTCGCGGCTGGTGTTGATGTCAGCCTTGCCGACGCATGGCTGTCATGGCTGCTTAGCCAACCGCCCGTGGCGTCTCGCATGGGGCCACAGGCAAGCGCAACGCATTCCGCCCTGTTGCGCTACCTGGCGAATGTTGAGCGCCTGACCAACTTGCGCGGGCTCGCCAGCGCGGACCTCAAAGGGGGTTCTCGCATCACCCTCGCGTTACTGCGCAACGGCGACTTTCGACCACTGCTGATCGCGCGCCCTCGTCGTCCTGTCGTGCTGCTGTCGATCCCATTGTCGAATAGCGCAAAGCGCAAGCGCATTGTCTTGGCATGCATTGATTGCCTTGTCGATGACGTTGGTGATGCCATCGCAGTACCAAAACCGCCCATTGTGGTGATGAATCATGAGGCGTTTTTCGACGATCAGCGAGAACCTTGCTTTGACTTCGACGTTGATGCTTGGGATGCGTTGCTCGGATCGTGGAGCACGGATGAAACGATGTCATGGGCTGCATTCATCCAGACATTCGAGCACCGTTGGGTGGACGCGTTTGGCAAGACCATCGAAGAGGCCCCAACACTGTTTGGTCGCTCCAGTCTGGCAGTTGAAGCCCATGTATTTGACATGGATGCAGTTCAGATTAGCGCAGTTGGCGAGATCTACTCTGCCCTCGCGCGCCAGCGCCACATTCCACCGCTGATTGCACAGGTGCTCACACCCGCCGCACCAGCGCGGGTTTGCCTCGAGACATCCCCGCGTGGTGAATTTCTTGGCCACATGGACACGCGCGGTGGCGGTGGTGCGCGGGTGTCGTTCCCGCTGGACCCGACACAACGGCTTGCAGCGGTCACGGCCGCTGCGCTTGGGCCTGCTTCGGAGCCGGCCATCGTGCCAGTCAACGGACCGCCGGGCACCGGTAAAACCAGTTTTCTACGCGCCGTGCTCGCGTCGTGGTGGGTCAGTGCAGCCTACGAAGGTCGCGCTTTCCCGCCCGTGGTTATCGCTACCGGCGCGACGAACAAAGCGATCTCGAACGTCATTGATGCGTTCGGTGATGTTGCAGATCCGACCCTCGGCGAATCGATCACGTCGCGCTGGCTGCCCGGGTTGCCGAGTTACGGATGGATCTGCCCATCGCAGACGGCGGCCACGAACTATCCGCAGCTCATGCACTTGACGGTTACCGGATCGAACGCCACTGCATCGGGTGCGGCCGCTCCATTCGCCCGCATGGCCGCGATCGAACTCGATTCCCTGGTTGAAGGCTACGTCTGCGCGGCGCGATCGTTGTTTTCGGGAACCGACATCGAGTCCGTCAACCACGCGGTCACGCACCTGCATGCTCAGATCAAGAAACGCGTCGAGTCCATGCGGCAGGAGCAGCGTGGATTTTCAAGCATCGTCGAGCGGTTATGCGTCATCGCCGAGCACGTTCGTGCATGGCCGCCAACGGCGCGTCGCTGCATGTCGGCCGAACATCAATCCAGTGAAGCTGAGCTTGCGTCGGCCAAGTCGCGCATCGCGCATTTTCAGACCTCGGAGCGCGCGGTCCAGTCTTGGCTGGCATCCGATCCATCGGGCCGTCTTTCGGCGCTTGGATTCGCGCCTCGGTTACGCGCGTGGTTGCTCCGTCGCAGCACTGCGGCGCATGAGCAAGCAGAACGACACGCCATGACGGCCTTGGCGGCGCATGGGACTCCCATGCCATCGACGCGACAGGAAGGTCAGCGACTGTTGGCTACAATCATCGCGGATCGCGCCGGTTTTGCGGCACAGGTGACATCGCTTGAACAACGGCTTCTGCAGATCAGCAAACAGGCGGCCGCACGCGCGGCGTTACGCCATGATTTGAGCCGTGTCATTGAGATGCTCCCGATCACACTGCGCTCGGGCTCCGGCCGCAGGTACGTCTGGCATGTGCTGCACGGCCGAGGCGGAGCCGTCCCGGCACTTTGGCAGGCATTCGACGAGTACCAGGATGGCACCTATCGGTTTGCCTTGTTCCACCTGTCCGCGCGCTATTGGGAGGGGCGGTGGCTGAGCCGGGCGCTGGCCTTGCGCGCTGATGAGCCAGTTGACCATGGCTCCGACCTGCAGGTGTTCGCGATGCTCGGTGTGGTATTCGTCAGCACGCTCTTGAAACTGCCAGCGTTGCTGCGGGCAGGCAGTGCCGACATCCTGGTGATGGATGAAACCGGGCAATGCCTGCCGCAATCCGCTCTTGGCTATCTGGCCGGCGTGCGGCATGCGCTGCTGGTTGGCGATGTCGAGCAGCTTCAACCAGTCTCCGAGATTTCAGAGCCGCAAAGCCTCGCCCTCGCTATGCGATCCGAGCTGGAGTGGCGCGCGCTACCGGATGCATTGTGCGCGAGTCGCGGTTCAATGATGCGCGCTGCCCAGCGTGCTGCATCGTTCACCGATGGGCGGTCGACGCCGGGTGTCAGCCTGCTGTACCACTATCGTTGCCACCCATGGATCATCGGCTACTGCAACGCGCTTCTGTACGGCGGCGCGATCCACGCACAGCGCCACGTTTCTGCACGTGGGCCGCTCCCGCCACTGGCTTGGGTCGATGTTCGTGGTGCGCCTGCCAAATCAGGATCATCCTGGACGAACGAAAACGAAGCCCGCGAGATCGCGTCATGGTTGCGCGAGGCCTTGCCAGGATTGCAGCGCGCCTATGGCGGCAAAGATCCTTCTCAAATCGTGGCTGTGATCACGCCCTTGGGTGCCCAGGCCCAATTGCTGCGCCACGTCCTCAAGGATGTGCTCGGAGACGCCGCCGACGGTATGACCATCGGTACGGTGCATGCCTTGCAGGGCGCGGAATGTCCTGTCGTCGCGTTCAGCATGGTGCAAAGCACCGCGGAAGGGAACAGATCGCTCTTTGCAGACCGGGACGGCGGTCACTTGATGAATGTAGCGGTCTCGCGCGCAAAGGACAGCTTCATCCTGTTTGGTGACCGACGCAGTTGGAGTGCTGCGATGGAGACCACGCCACGATCTCCGATCGGTCAGCTCGGTGCCGCGATGACAAAGCCTGGCGAACGGCTCTACCCCAACACAATCGTCGTGATTGAGGCGCCAGGCAAGGCACGCGCGGTACAGGCGGCCCTTGGATTCGATGCCAAGGTCATCGCTACCAAAGGAAGCCTTCAGGAGTTTCGCGGGATTGACGCAGCCGGCCAGATGCTCTGGGCCGAGCCGTCGCGCGAGTGGACGACTGCGATGGCCGCGTTTGACGATGCGCGCGAAATTGTAGTCGCCACGGACGATGATCTCGCCGGCGAGCTGATCGGCTGGCAAGCAGCGCGCTGGGTCATTGAACACTGGGGCCGTACCCCGTCCATTCGCCGCATGCGCTTCCACAGCGTAGAACACCACGAGCTGCGCCAAGCTTTCGCGACGCGAGGTGACCGATTTGACGGGGCCATGCTCCGCGCAGCCTTGGTTCGGGCCTGCGCGTCCGGACTGGACATCGATGACTATCGAGCCAAGCTGCCCGGTGAGCCTTACGTGCGTCCGCACGGTCGCGCCATTCTTGCGTTGGTGCGAGCGATGCAACTCGATCCTGCATGGATCGTCATGGCGCACCACAAAGATGAGGCAACAGGGAGGATCACCGAAGGTTTTTTGGCCAGCGCGCCGTCTTCGTTGGCGCCACCGCGCCGTTTTGCTTCCGAAGCGGATGCATTGACTGCGATTCGTGAGAGCAAGCAGATGAATCTTGCCGAGCAGCCGCTGCGAGCGCTTACGCCCGTCAACCAAGTGCCGGCGCTATATCCAGCCAACACGACATTGCGCGTGCTGTCGGTTGCCGCGCAAGAATTGCGCCTCGCGCCCTGGGAAACGCAGGATGAACTCAACGCCTTATACCAAGAAGGTGCGCGGTGA
- a CDS encoding RNA-guided endonuclease InsQ/TnpB family protein, with amino-acid sequence MRREALHRATTTIVRSAQVIAIEDLAVKAMARGMGRRGFRRSVANAAPGELRRQIDYAPKEVPLGDKARWAGRQLSVVDRWYPSSKTCSVCGAVNNALQLHQRRWTCPACDIEHDRDDNAAINIEREGLRLIASNTPMSGGINARGDLGAVAEAQVIALPQHRRSLNRERVARRCAPNRPKRRSGTDGKGGA; translated from the coding sequence GTGCGCCGCGAGGCGCTGCACCGCGCCACCACCACCATCGTGCGCAGCGCGCAGGTCATCGCCATCGAGGATCTGGCGGTGAAGGCCATGGCGCGCGGCATGGGGCGCCGCGGCTTCAGGCGCTCCGTGGCCAACGCCGCGCCCGGAGAACTCAGGCGCCAGATCGACTACGCCCCGAAGGAAGTCCCCTTGGGGGACAAGGCCCGCTGGGCCGGGCGCCAGCTCAGTGTGGTCGATCGCTGGTACCCATCGAGCAAGACCTGCTCGGTGTGCGGAGCGGTCAACAACGCGCTGCAGCTCCACCAGCGCCGCTGGACCTGTCCAGCCTGCGACATTGAGCACGACCGCGACGACAACGCGGCCATCAATATCGAGCGCGAAGGTCTGCGCTTGATCGCTTCAAATACCCCGATGAGCGGGGGAATCAACGCGCGGGGAGATCTCGGCGCGGTGGCGGAAGCGCAGGTCATCGCGCTGCCGCAGCACCGCCGGTCGCTGAACCGCGAACGTGTCGCCAGGCGCTGTGCGCCGAACCGCCCGAAGCGCCGGTCTGGAACCGACGGCAAGGGCGGGGCGTGA